From the genome of Photobacterium sp. TLY01:
ATCAATCCTGCATTTGGGCTGTGTTGAAAAACCCGTATATAGTTATTCCAATAAGGGATGACCGTTGCCGGGAATGGTGAGATGATCAAGGTTCAGATTTGTCTGTTTGCATACAACCTGGAGGAAAGCATTGCCAGCTGTATCGAAAGCGTGATGGAAAACTGCGGCACTTATCAGTATGACCTGTTTGTTATGATCAACGGCTGCACCGATCAGACTTACGACATTGTGTCCTGTATCGCTGATACCCATGCCAATGTACACCCGGTTCATATCGCAATCGGTGATAAATCAAACGCCTGGAATACCTTTATTTATCAATATTATGACGGCCACTCGGTGGCCGTTTTCGCTGATGGCGATCTGACATTTGGCCAGAATGCCTTTCAACATATCGTGGACTGTCACCTCGCCCAACCACACTACAATGCCATTACGGGTTTCCCCTGGGATCGGGGAAGAAACAGTAAGCAGATGCAACACAGAATGCAGCAGAATCATGATTTAGCCGGTGGCTTATACTTACTTTCCCCGTTATTTATCCAAACATTAATCAGCCATACCGTGAAATTGCCCGTCGGATTAATCGGTGACGACAGCATGCTGGGATTTCTCTCAGCCACCAATATTTGCAGCGGGACTGATTTACCCAAACAACGCATTGGCGTTTGCGTGAAAGCTGTATTCATTTACGCCCACCTCAGTCCGTTACGCTGGCAGGACTACAAGCTCTATTTCAGACGCCGGGTTCGTTACTCACTGCGTTATTTCCAACAACTCAGTATTGTCACAGATCTCAAGCAACAAGGGATTTCCGCGATGCCAGCAGTCGCCATTCATGGTACGTCTGCATCCCTGCATCAGGTGCGCTGGCGCAGCAGTCATCTGATTTTTGACCTGATCTCCAAATGGATGATCGACAGACAAAAAATGCGTTTACATCCGGACTCAGAGAGTGCCAGCAAGTCGCTCAGCTAGCCGTCGGTTGCCGATCTTACCGACTATCTGCTGCTGAACCGCTCTGTAGCCACATGCCTTCAGCGGTGAACCAGAATGACTCTCTTGTCGCATTGCGCCCCCTGACAGGCTGTCAGAGTCACCTCTCCCTGATAGTGCGTCAGATTAAGCAGACTGCCGCTAAATGGCTGGTGATTGACATACCAGAACACCTCAGACGGTTTTTTGTTACTTTTCAGTGGGATCGCGTCTATTTGTGACAGGTAATAGTGCTGACCATGATTCACCGACATGATCCTGATACCTGCTTCTGGCTGCTTCTGATCAGATGACGACGGCTCAGAAAGTTCCTGGCTCATCCTGCCCTTGTGTTGCTGCCAGACACGCAGCGCTTCGGGCCAGCTATCCGTGACAACAAAATCACCATGACTTTCCAGCGTCGGCGGTGTCAGGCCATTGCGGGTATAGGCATATTTCTGATACGCACAACTGGCAGCTTCTGTGACAGCTTTCGCTCTGCCGCCAGGCCAGCAGATCAGCTGCCGCTTCACAGTGACCGGCTGGTTTACCCGACGGTTGTCTTCGGGTAGCTGATCAAACACATCAAACATGATGGGCGCAGCCTGTGTTGCCCCGAGATAACCGACCACAGGCGATGAATCCGGCCGGCCGACCCAAACCGCCACTGTGTAATCTGCACTGACGCCAACTGACCAGAAATCGCGGTATCCATAACTGGTGCCTGTTTTCCAGGCAACTTCACGGCGCACCCGCGGCACGACTCTGTCCGGCGCACTGATCGCACTGAGCGTATGAAACATCATCCAGCTGCTTTCAGCACTGAGGAGCGTTTTATCGGGATCTGCCGCTGGTTGATGATCGCTCACCATATTCAGTGCGCTGTATTTCCCCTCAGAGGCGAGCGAGCGGTACATTTCAGCCAGTGTCTGCAGATTGGTTCCTGTCCCGCCTAATCCAACGGTCAGATTGGCCTGCTGGTGCTGCAACTGCACACCCGCCTGGCGTAAATCCTGTTCAAATACAGCTGGCGTCAGCGCATGAAATACCTGAATCAAAGGTATATTTAATGATTGCTTCAGCGCATCGCTCGCACTGACGGCGCCCTGAAAGCGCTCATTCAAATTCTGCGGCTTGTAATCAGAAAAACGGGTCGGGATATCACTCAGCAGACTTTCGGTATGAATGATGCCGCGATCGATCGCCATGCCGTAGATAAAGGGCTTGAGTGTCGAGCCTGGCGAGCGGACCGCCTGAATCATGTCGACATGGGCAAAGCGGCTGTTATCCTGAAAATCCACCGAGCCCTGATACGCGAGCACATTGGCTGTTTGGTTATCCACCACCAATACCGCCGCAGAGGAATGCGCAGGCAGCTGGCGTTTTACTTTTTCCAGTAAGCGGGCGACCCGCTGCTGAATCACACCGTCCAGCGTTGTCTGAATCACATGCCTGTCCGGATACTGCGCTCTGAGCATGCGACTGAGCAAAGGGGCCAGCGTCGTGTTGTCCGAGCGCTTCAGTTCAACCGCTTCCTGCGTGAGATAAGCTGTGGCCTGATCACCCAGTAACCCGCTGTCGTGCAGACGATCCAACACTTTATTGCGCATCGCTCGTGCGGTGTCCGGGTATCGGTCAGGACGGTACAGTGACGGTTTTTGCGGCAAGACCACCAGTAAAGCGGCTTCGTTCTTCGTCAGGTGGCCGGCTGAGGTATTGAAATACCGCCGGGAGGCAGCTTCAACGCCGGCGATATTGCCGCCAAAAGGCGCCAGATTCAGATAAAAAGTCAGTATCTCGTCTTTACTGTAATACCATTCAAGCTGTAAAGCCCGCCAGAGCTGTTTCAGCTTGCCGGCAATGGAGCGCGCATGCGGATCAATCAGTCTGGCCACTTGCATGGTCAGCGTAGAGCCGCCAGACACAACGTAACCATTGCTCGCCCATTGCCAGGCGGCCCGGACAACGGAGACAGGGTTAAACCCCGGATGCCAGTAAAACCAGCGGTCTTCATAATTGAGCAATGCCTGAATATAGAAAGGATCGACATCAGTCAGTGTGACGTTGTAACGATGAACGCCCTGTCGGTCCCCAAATGAGCGCAGTATCTCACCATCCCGGCTGACAACCACTGTCGCGGGGCCGTCCGGGTACAACGGCGGCAGAGGCCACACTTTGTTCAGTACACAGACTGTCAGCCAAAAGAAAACAAACCACCCTGCCATTTTCACGGGCAGAGTGGCTCGTAGATTGGGCAATAATCGTTTCATCTGAAATGATTATCCTGAGTCTTCACGGTTACTTTTCCACTGTGATGGTTTGCGGCGTCTGCCAGTACGCCAGATGTTTTTCCGGACGATACATCGACTCAATAAAGACAGGCGGAACCGCGAACGTGCCCGGCACTTCGGCGCGCAGAATATAGCCATAACGGGATTGCTGGCCTTTGCGCATTTCATCGGACAGCACAAAACGATCATTGCGGTATTCCTGATGATCGGCAGCCTTGAGCTCAATCCCTGCCGGCAGTACCCGTTCAATCGGCAAACCTTGGTTCAGCGCCGGGTTCTCCAGCACAAAACCGGCCGGGATCTTATCAACCAGCAAGGCATCATTGACGCGTTCGTTTAATGCGACAGTGAGTACCACAACCACCCGCTCCCCCACTTTCACACGGTTCGATGCCAGCGGTTCGCCTTTCATGGTATAGAGTTTGCGCTCGACCTGGTCGGCATCCAGTGTATTAAATCGGTTCGCTTCATTAGCAATCCCACGATTTAACATCTGATAGCCTTGTGCCAGCACTTTCACATACACAGGCTTGTCATCCAGATTCTGGATGGTCATGTCACTCGCCAATGGCTGACTGAACATCCCTGTCTGGCTCAACGCATGACCGCTGAAAGACAGATTGAAAATCTGGTCGCGGTTTGCCGCGTTGGTCAGGGCGGATGCCTGCACCAGAGCCGCGCGTTCCTGGGTGCTCATCCAGGGTGTATTCGCCAGATCGATCAGCTGCTCCAGATACTTGGTCTGCAGTTCCTGTGCGATGGCTTTGAGTGAGTGATCACCGGCCATTTCCTGCAGTACCGTGACCGATTTCGCAACATCACGCAGGTTCGACCCGTAATCGCCGAAGTATCTGTGCCTGCGGTTGTAATCCCGGATGTCATCGAGCATGTCTTTCGCCTCATCACTGGCACCGACGTTGGCATAGCTGGCCGCCAGATGCAGATAACTGAGCTGGGTCGGCAGGCTCGTCAGTTTCATGCTGTCGAGATCACTCCACTTCAGCTTACCCTGCTTGCTCATCAGGTAGGCAGCATAGGCACGCGCCACTTTGGCTGATTCTGTGTCATAGGCCAGATTTCGGGTCACGGATTCATTTCGCACATACACCATGAGGCGATTTGTGGCTTTACTCAGCATAGAAGCCGGCACCACCTCCGGAAAACGTTTGTCGGCCGCGAGCAGAAAATCGGTCACATAGGCGCTGAGCCAGGGATTTTCCCGCCCGCTGCTGTCCCACAATGAGAAACCGCCACTATTTTTCTGCATGGTTTTCAGCCGCTGCACGGCTTTTTCGATCAGCTGTTTGTCTGTTGATGACGCATCGCTTCCGTCATCATCACTGTCATAACGCGTCTGATGGGCCTGCGCTTTAAAGCGCCGCAGTTCCGGCTCATCCAGCAGAAATGGCCAGGCTTTACTGGTGGTTTGTTCGGCGCAACCGTACGGATACCGAAACAGCCCGCGAGCATGCTCCTCGGTATTGAGTACCGGTGTCCGGCTGAAGTAAGCGTGCCCCATGCTGCCACGCACCACATCCAGGCCAGACCAAAGCTGCTCGCTGACATTGTATGTCTCTTTTGAATCCAACAGCACAGACTGCGCCTGTGTCACCCAGGGCATCACCGGGCGAACCGGAATCCCCCATGAGCGATCAACCGATATCTCCTGGTTGTTCACACTCAGTGTCAGCGAAGCGCGGTCGGTGATCGTGGTATCTGACACACCAAAACGATAACTCTGGCTCCAGTGTTCGCCATCTTTCAGCACCAGCTCAGTCGCTGGCTGCTGGTTGAAGTTCAGTGTTTCTGAGCCCGTAATCGCCACTGACAGTGTCTGAGAGTGACCACTCACATTGTGAAGATCAACGGTAATACTGGATTGGTCGCCAGGTACCAGAAAGCGCGGCACACTCAGTTCAGCCACCACAGGGGCGCTGATGGGTTTATCCAGTACCGCTTGCCCGACTTGCGAGCCGTTAAAGACGGTCGCCACAATCTGTGCTTCGCCGTTGTAGTCCGGGATGGCCATGTCGACCACCGCTTTGCCGTCGACCAGTTTCACCGGCCTGGTCATGAGAATGATCGACTTGCTTTCAACCAGGCCGTCATTTTTGTTGTCTGTGTCTTCGTTGGCATCACTGCCAAACCGCGACTGTGCAAACGGATCGGGCCGCAGATCATATAAACGCGAATACATGTCGATGACATCGGCACTGTAGCGGCGCTGACCAAAGAAATAGTCATGCGGATTCACCGGCTTGAAGCGACTCAGATTGATGATCCCCTTATCGACCATAGACAGGGTGACCCAGGTGTCGCCACCCTGCTGGGCATCAATGTTATCGACAGTTACAGGAACAGAAAGTGTTTCTGAGGGCTGAATCAAATCGGGCAGATCCAGCGCAACATTCAGTTGTCTGCTGCTGCGATCCAATTTAAGCGGTGTGATACCGAAGTAGCGCTTGGGTGTCTGTCCATCTCTTCCCGTCAGCGTGGTGGTCAAAAAGACATCGTGACGGGCCAGCGATGCCGGAACAGGGACAGTCACAGTAACCTTGCCTGCCTGAACCGGGTAGCTTTCCGACCAGACCAGTTGATCCGCTTCCAGTGTGACCAGCAAGCTTCCGGACAGCGGTGCAGTCACAGTGACTGTGGCCTGCCCGCCGGCGGCATAAGCCGGTTTATCCGTTTGGATCACCAGATGATCCGGTTTGGCTTTCAGCTGTTCATTACCCTCATACCAACCAGCATAAAAACTGTAGCTGGACGACACACCGGTTGAGACATCCGTTACTGTCAGCAGATAGTCGCCCCACTTGGTGGAAAACGCCAAGCTTTCCGGCTGCTCACCGACTTTGATTTTCTGGCTCGATACACGCTTCCAGCGTTCCTGTTTTTTGCGCTTCCAGCCAATGCCATCCTCATAAACCCAGTAATAGGGCCCCTGGTCATAATCCATGGTGACTTCCAGTTCACCGCTGGTCAGTGATTGTCCATCGGCACTAAGCAGTGCAAGCTTGAACAAAGCATCAGTATTGTATGGCACAGAGACAAATTCAGGTTTAATGCCGGGAACCGGCTGGTTTTTCCATGACACGTAACTGAGCTTACGCTGTACTGCTGCGCCGCCCGACTCCAGCAAACTGAAATTGGCCACGGTTTTGACCGGACTTTTGATCTGTTTCGGATCAGGCGTTGGGAGATTGACGGTTAAGCGTCCTTCTTCCGACAGGGCGGCCTCTTTCAGTTCCTGATAATTGGCATCCAGCGTAAAAGGCACGCCGACAGTATAATCGTCGAACTTGCCCGGAATATGAGTGACGGGCGCATAAGTCACCGCCGATTTCACTGTATTGCCAGCCGCCGGGCTGCCAAAAAGATAGCGGCCATTCAGCTCAACCTTATTCGCCTGGCCCGCGAACACAAATGGCGCGGCGTTTTGGAATGTCAGATCCATACGCTCAGGTACAAATTCTTCGAGCTGAAATGACAATTCGCTTATCGGGTCTGGCGCGGTCGGATCTAAACGGACTTCGATACGGTATCGCCCGGTTTTCCAATTCGCTTCTGTCTCAAGCTGACGGAAATAATACCCCTCGGCCTGAGGCTGTAATTGCTCCTTTAAAATTTCTTCATTCCAGGGATTCACCACAGACAAGGAAACAGGTCGCGAAGATAATGCCTTGCCGTCTTTATCACGCAGCAGAATGTTTACTGGCAGGCTCTCACCGGGTTTTACCAAATCGCGATTACTGTAGATATAGGCTTCTGTCGCCTGATATTTTCGTCCGCCAACAGCACTGTCTGCCAAATCCAGCGGCGCTTCTCGCAATGGTAGAATCGCTATTTCTTCTTTCGCCGTTCCGCTATCATTGCGGCTTGTCACCCGGGCGATCACAATATCTTTGCGCTGAGTCTGGATATCGAAACGGGCAACCCCGTGCAGATCAACAGGCTGGCTGTCGAGTAAGGCGTTGTTGCGGTAAATCTCTACCACACCTTGTGTCAGCGCATCGCCCGTTGAGAGCCTGGCAAGGCTAAAGGCGGCCTGTCGGGTATTGATTCTGGCCTGAATACCAACATCAGTCAGCAGCATATGCTTGGCTTTCACGCGGTAAAACGTTCCTGGCGCTTTAATCACCACTATGTACCAACCGGCATCCAGGGAATGCGGGATCGGCAGTCGGGCTGGAGTCTGGACGTCTTTCTCGCTGGGCGGCAGTGTATAGCGATCTGAAAACACACTTTTATAGGCATGCTTAATATTGTCCAGATCATAACTGGATAATTTGTCTTGAAGATAATGCCTGTTCAGCAATTGTCCCGGCTCCGTTACCTGTAATATCTCGATATCCACATAATCAAGATTGATAAAATTAACAGGAATTGATTGCTGACTGGATTGCGGAACCAATGGCCCGCTGCCAACAAATAACACATCCGGTGTTTGCTGTGATGTTTCGTTATCCGTTTCCGCATAACTGAATAACGAAAAGAGCGACAGACACAACAACAGCCAACCTTGCCGCCATTGCGCTAAATGAATTGATATAACCATAAATTATTATTCTGTCCTTACCAACGTGAGTCGTGAAATATTGCTTTTATGTTCGCTATGCGCGTTATTCTATCCCGAGCTGAATCAACAATGCTGCGATTAATAATAAAAACGACCACTGGCCCGCAAATACAAAGCCGGTCATTCGCAATCAGTTATGACGATCGAAAAAACGCTGGCACAGTGTCCAGCGTCTTTCGCTGTTTATGAACACGACCGCCATTTCAGCCCGGCCTGATGGACCATGTCGTCAAGTTCATTCAACACAACCGTCGCGTGAGGGTGAATGTCATGGAAAAGCACGATTCCCTTGCGCCATAACAACATCAATGTCATGACACGATCCGCAACCTGCCGGGATGACAGACGGGCATTCCAGTCCTGGCTGTCAATCGTCCACAGATAAACAGGTTTGCCCTGACGTTGTAACCACTGTGACAGCGCCAGGCTGCGCATACCATAAGGCGGGCGGAAAGCGGAGTCTGAAGGCAGGGAAGCCAATTGCGCCATGACCTGATCCGTGCTGTGAATGGAGTCTTTCGATTTATCCAGCACCTTGTGTGCATGGTGTCGCCACCCGTGCGAGCCAAGACACTGCGACTGATACCAGTGCTTTTGTTCAGCCGGAACCAACTTACTCCCCTGCACAAAGAAATAAGCCTGAATACCTCTGTAATTCAGCTGATGAATCAGTGTCTGGGTGCGGGTCGGATGCGGGCCGTCATCGTAGGTCAGCAGAAACTCGCCGTCTTCAAAGCGTTCACCCGTCACCTCATTGTCATTATGAGTCAGAATTTCACTGCTGATGCGGGGAAACAGTGCCGCCAGACGGACCTGCTCAAACAAATAATAGTGATAGAACTGCTCACTGGATTCACGCCATTTACTGTTAAAAACCGGCAGGCGTTCCTCCGCGATCCTGACCAGATCGTCCCAATGCTTCACTGACTGATTGTGAGCGGCTAAGCGATACCCTTGCAGCATTCGCAGCTGCGTTTTGGTACGCCATCTTGCAACAGAGTCAACACTCACCTGCTTCACACCGGTAAAACGAGAGATGTCCTCTTCGCTTGCCAGCGGTACTTTCGCCATCACATGGACAAACTGCAGTATCTCTGCGGCAGAAGCCCGGTCA
Proteins encoded in this window:
- a CDS encoding glycosyltransferase family 2 protein, which codes for MIKVQICLFAYNLEESIASCIESVMENCGTYQYDLFVMINGCTDQTYDIVSCIADTHANVHPVHIAIGDKSNAWNTFIYQYYDGHSVAVFADGDLTFGQNAFQHIVDCHLAQPHYNAITGFPWDRGRNSKQMQHRMQQNHDLAGGLYLLSPLFIQTLISHTVKLPVGLIGDDSMLGFLSATNICSGTDLPKQRIGVCVKAVFIYAHLSPLRWQDYKLYFRRRVRYSLRYFQQLSIVTDLKQQGISAMPAVAIHGTSASLHQVRWRSSHLIFDLISKWMIDRQKMRLHPDSESASKSLS
- a CDS encoding polysaccharide deacetylase family protein; the encoded protein is MKIIRLVLLVCLWPGLLYAAGPNKVATTDRNLWPEVIHSQAAFDRASAAEILQFVHVMAKVPLASEEDISRFTGVKQVSVDSVARWRTKTQLRMLQGYRLAAHNQSVKHWDDLVRIAEERLPVFNSKWRESSEQFYHYYLFEQVRLAALFPRISSEILTHNDNEVTGERFEDGEFLLTYDDGPHPTRTQTLIHQLNYRGIQAYFFVQGSKLVPAEQKHWYQSQCLGSHGWRHHAHKVLDKSKDSIHSTDQVMAQLASLPSDSAFRPPYGMRSLALSQWLQRQGKPVYLWTIDSQDWNARLSSRQVADRVMTLMLLWRKGIVLFHDIHPHATVVLNELDDMVHQAGLKWRSCS
- a CDS encoding alpha-2-macroglobulin; this encodes MVISIHLAQWRQGWLLLCLSLFSLFSYAETDNETSQQTPDVLFVGSGPLVPQSSQQSIPVNFINLDYVDIEILQVTEPGQLLNRHYLQDKLSSYDLDNIKHAYKSVFSDRYTLPPSEKDVQTPARLPIPHSLDAGWYIVVIKAPGTFYRVKAKHMLLTDVGIQARINTRQAAFSLARLSTGDALTQGVVEIYRNNALLDSQPVDLHGVARFDIQTQRKDIVIARVTSRNDSGTAKEEIAILPLREAPLDLADSAVGGRKYQATEAYIYSNRDLVKPGESLPVNILLRDKDGKALSSRPVSLSVVNPWNEEILKEQLQPQAEGYYFRQLETEANWKTGRYRIEVRLDPTAPDPISELSFQLEEFVPERMDLTFQNAAPFVFAGQANKVELNGRYLFGSPAAGNTVKSAVTYAPVTHIPGKFDDYTVGVPFTLDANYQELKEAALSEEGRLTVNLPTPDPKQIKSPVKTVANFSLLESGGAAVQRKLSYVSWKNQPVPGIKPEFVSVPYNTDALFKLALLSADGQSLTSGELEVTMDYDQGPYYWVYEDGIGWKRKKQERWKRVSSQKIKVGEQPESLAFSTKWGDYLLTVTDVSTGVSSSYSFYAGWYEGNEQLKAKPDHLVIQTDKPAYAAGGQATVTVTAPLSGSLLVTLEADQLVWSESYPVQAGKVTVTVPVPASLARHDVFLTTTLTGRDGQTPKRYFGITPLKLDRSSRQLNVALDLPDLIQPSETLSVPVTVDNIDAQQGGDTWVTLSMVDKGIINLSRFKPVNPHDYFFGQRRYSADVIDMYSRLYDLRPDPFAQSRFGSDANEDTDNKNDGLVESKSIILMTRPVKLVDGKAVVDMAIPDYNGEAQIVATVFNGSQVGQAVLDKPISAPVVAELSVPRFLVPGDQSSITVDLHNVSGHSQTLSVAITGSETLNFNQQPATELVLKDGEHWSQSYRFGVSDTTITDRASLTLSVNNQEISVDRSWGIPVRPVMPWVTQAQSVLLDSKETYNVSEQLWSGLDVVRGSMGHAYFSRTPVLNTEEHARGLFRYPYGCAEQTTSKAWPFLLDEPELRRFKAQAHQTRYDSDDDGSDASSTDKQLIEKAVQRLKTMQKNSGGFSLWDSSGRENPWLSAYVTDFLLAADKRFPEVVPASMLSKATNRLMVYVRNESVTRNLAYDTESAKVARAYAAYLMSKQGKLKWSDLDSMKLTSLPTQLSYLHLAASYANVGASDEAKDMLDDIRDYNRRHRYFGDYGSNLRDVAKSVTVLQEMAGDHSLKAIAQELQTKYLEQLIDLANTPWMSTQERAALVQASALTNAANRDQIFNLSFSGHALSQTGMFSQPLASDMTIQNLDDKPVYVKVLAQGYQMLNRGIANEANRFNTLDADQVERKLYTMKGEPLASNRVKVGERVVVVLTVALNERVNDALLVDKIPAGFVLENPALNQGLPIERVLPAGIELKAADHQEYRNDRFVLSDEMRKGQQSRYGYILRAEVPGTFAVPPVFIESMYRPEKHLAYWQTPQTITVEK
- the pbpC gene encoding penicillin-binding protein 1C, coding for MKRLLPNLRATLPVKMAGWFVFFWLTVCVLNKVWPLPPLYPDGPATVVVSRDGEILRSFGDRQGVHRYNVTLTDVDPFYIQALLNYEDRWFYWHPGFNPVSVVRAAWQWASNGYVVSGGSTLTMQVARLIDPHARSIAGKLKQLWRALQLEWYYSKDEILTFYLNLAPFGGNIAGVEAASRRYFNTSAGHLTKNEAALLVVLPQKPSLYRPDRYPDTARAMRNKVLDRLHDSGLLGDQATAYLTQEAVELKRSDNTTLAPLLSRMLRAQYPDRHVIQTTLDGVIQQRVARLLEKVKRQLPAHSSAAVLVVDNQTANVLAYQGSVDFQDNSRFAHVDMIQAVRSPGSTLKPFIYGMAIDRGIIHTESLLSDIPTRFSDYKPQNLNERFQGAVSASDALKQSLNIPLIQVFHALTPAVFEQDLRQAGVQLQHQQANLTVGLGGTGTNLQTLAEMYRSLASEGKYSALNMVSDHQPAADPDKTLLSAESSWMMFHTLSAISAPDRVVPRVRREVAWKTGTSYGYRDFWSVGVSADYTVAVWVGRPDSSPVVGYLGATQAAPIMFDVFDQLPEDNRRVNQPVTVKRQLICWPGGRAKAVTEAASCAYQKYAYTRNGLTPPTLESHGDFVVTDSWPEALRVWQQHKGRMSQELSEPSSSDQKQPEAGIRIMSVNHGQHYYLSQIDAIPLKSNKKPSEVFWYVNHQPFSGSLLNLTHYQGEVTLTACQGAQCDKRVILVHR